A section of the Candidatus Cloacimonadaceae bacterium genome encodes:
- a CDS encoding sodium:proton antiporter produces the protein MIMLITGALLFIIGVWAMLSRKDIIRIIIGFTIVDTGIHLIIIAIGYVKGGTAPIIDKAVSSAEASFAGLASLRQVVDPVPSALVLTAIVIGLAVTGLILAFAVRLNKLGKITNIDDYEEQKW, from the coding sequence ATGATCATGCTCATTACCGGAGCTTTGCTCTTCATCATTGGCGTGTGGGCGATGCTGTCCCGCAAGGACATCATCCGCATCATCATCGGTTTCACCATTGTGGATACCGGCATCCATCTGATCATCATCGCCATCGGCTATGTCAAAGGCGGCACGGCGCCGATCATAGACAAAGCGGTAAGCAGCGCAGAGGCATCCTTTGCAGGTTTGGCATCGTTGCGGCAGGTCGTGGATCCGGTTCCCAGCGCTTTAGTGCTCACCGCAATAGTTATCGGCTTGGCGGTGACCGGTTTGATACTCGCTTTCGCGGTGCGGCTCAATAAACTGGGCAAAATCACCAATATCGACGATTATGAGGAGCAGAAATGGTGA